One part of the Tunicatimonas pelagia genome encodes these proteins:
- a CDS encoding IS5 family transposase, translating into MRNKIYSSDLSAKSWQSIEKLISVQRKSKWELKDIVDSILYLTKNGCVWRDLPGCFPPWPTVFWYFSKWTADGTWKNISDCLTVDLREKVGKPVQPSVGIIDSQSVKNSPTATESTGIDAGKKLKGRKRFFLVDTMGNLLDSFVVPANCYDGTTALSCWSKLSVDNLLLDNIRYVYADGTFGGQFKQEMGTQFEVSVIIPKVPIAKKGNVCIHENRWIVERTIAWTINNRRCVKDYGRKTKHANAFLTIANIRRIVRKI; encoded by the coding sequence ATGCGAAACAAAATTTATAGCTCCGATCTTTCTGCCAAGTCATGGCAAAGTATAGAGAAATTGATTAGCGTACAAAGAAAAAGTAAATGGGAACTAAAAGACATCGTAGATAGTATCCTGTACCTGACTAAAAACGGCTGTGTCTGGCGTGACCTTCCCGGCTGTTTCCCCCCATGGCCGACGGTATTCTGGTATTTTTCCAAATGGACTGCCGATGGTACCTGGAAAAACATCAGTGATTGTTTGACGGTGGACCTGCGAGAAAAAGTAGGAAAACCCGTTCAACCAAGTGTCGGTATCATTGACAGCCAGAGCGTGAAAAACAGCCCTACTGCCACAGAAAGTACAGGAATAGATGCCGGAAAGAAACTTAAAGGGCGAAAACGATTTTTCTTGGTGGATACGATGGGGAATTTACTGGACAGCTTCGTAGTGCCTGCTAACTGCTATGATGGGACCACTGCCCTTTCTTGCTGGAGTAAACTGTCTGTTGATAACTTGTTATTGGATAATATTCGATATGTATATGCTGATGGCACATTCGGTGGGCAGTTCAAACAGGAAATGGGCACACAATTTGAAGTATCGGTGATTATCCCCAAGGTACCCATTGCCAAAAAAGGAAATGTCTGTATACACGAAAACAGATGGATTGTAGAAAGAACGATAGCATGGACAATCAATAATAGAAGATGCGTGAAGGATTATGGGCGTAAAACTAAACATGCCAATGCTTTCTTAACGATAGCAAATATCAGAAGAATTGTACGAAAAATTTAA